Part of the Usitatibacter palustris genome, CAGCTCCTTGAGCTTCGGCGAATGGCGCGCATTTATCTGCTGTCGGCTGAAAGTGGAGACAGCTCAGGAATGCCCGATGTCTAACAACGCGTTGGAGCGGACGGGCCAGTGCGCGGCGCCTCCGGCTCGCGCACCCGCCGCTCAACTCGGTCGTTAGATGTCATTGGAGCGCCATCGCGAGCCTGAGGCACCCGCAAAACGCGGCGGCGCCATCTTGGTCTGGGTCGCGGTAGCTGGCTACGTCGCACTTGTGGCATGGGACCTATACCGACGCCATACCGTTGGCGAACGAGCCCTGGATACGCTGTTGAAGCACCTGTCCATCGAGCACCGTGCCGTGTTAATGATGGTTTCCGTTGGAATTGCGGTCGTCGTGCTTGCGGTCAGCTTGTTACGTGCCAAGGACAATCCTGCATTCAAGCTCAAGCCATTCTGGAAGGTGGCCGCGGCAGTTTCCTTGCTTATGGCTGCGTACGTGTGGGCAACCAATGACATCTAACAACGCGTTGGAGCGGACGGGCCAGTGCGCTGCGCCTCCGGCTCGCGCACCCGCCGCTCAACTTAGTCGTTAGATCGCAGCCGAACATCATCACCGTGCATCCCGCGGCTCACGGAGGCAGCGTGGTTAAAGGGCACCTCAGCGCAGTCAGGGTCTCGGCGTCAGGGGCGCTTCATCAGCGCCGTCACCGCCGAAGCGCTCTCATCTGCGCAGCCAGGACGCATCGTCGCGAGCTTTGGCAAAATGCAGCCATGTGCACACAAGGCGGCGGTCAGCGTCCTAACTTCGCGTTCGAACGGACGGGCCAGTGCGCGGCGCCTCCGGCTCGCGCATCCGCCGTTCAACGCGAGCGTTAGATCGCAGCCGAACATCATCACCGTGCATCCCGTGGCTCACGGAGGCAGCGTGGTTCAAGGTCACCTCAGCGCAGTCAGAGTCTCGGCGTCAGGGGCGCTTCCTCAGCGCCTTCACCGCCGAAGCGTTGTCATCTGCGCAGCCAGGACGCATCGTCGCGAGCTTTGGCAAAATGAAGCCATGCACACACAAAGCGGCGGTCAGCGTCCTAACTACGCGTTCGAACGGACGGGACAGTGCGCTGCGCCTCCGGCTCGCGCACCCGCCGTTCAACGCGGGCGTTAGAAGGCTAGCGAAGGTTTGTGCAGGAGACCTCTCCAATGAAGCCGATCCGTTCTTACCATTGGTGGATCACCGGCTCACTTTTCGCCGTGGCAGGCGCGCTGTACCTCACTGGCTTCACGACCGGCGCAAACGCTACCGTCGTCCTGGCGATCATTGTCGAAATGGTGGCCTGGATCTCATACGCCGCACACCCATCCAACCGTTCCGACAGCAACTCAAAGGAGTGAGCGCGTCCGTGGCTAAAGGTCTGAAGCCTTCTAACAACGCGTTGGAGCGGACGGGCCAGTGCGCTGCGCCTCCGGCTCGCGCACCCGCCGCTCAACTCGGTCGTTAGATCGCAGCCGAACATCATCACCGTGCATCCCGTGGCTCACGGAGGCAGCGTGGTCAAAGGTCACCTCAGCGCAGTCAGGGCCTCGGCGTCAGGGGCGCTTCTTCAGCGCCGTCACCGCCGAAATGCTGTCATCTGCGCAGCCAGGACGCAGCTTCGCGAGCTTTGGCAAAATGCAGCCATGTGCACACAAGGCGGCGGTCAGCGTCCTAACTTCGCGTTCGAACGGACGGGCCAGTGCGCGGCGCCTCCGGCTCGCGCACCCGCCGTTCAACGCGGTCGTTAGAAGGCAGCATGAGGCGCCGTGCGTTCCTAACCACCGCAGCCGGACTGTCGGCGCTCCATTTCATCGCGGCATTCACCGCACTAGGTACGGCATTCGACTCATCGATGACGCGCTTTCTTGCTAACACTGTTGAGCTTCCGGGGGCCGTCGAGAGGGTCTCGGGAGAGGTTGCACGCGTACTGTTCGAGCCGATGGACTACGCTCGCGAATTGCTCGCGATCCCAAGTAATCTCTGGTGGCCAACGGTCGTCGCAAACAGTCTCATTTGGGGCGTCGCGGGACGCTTGCATCGCATACGCCGTCATCGCGGCCAGGAAAGGCAGAGATGCTGCCTTCTAACAACGCGTTGGAGCGGACCGTGATCCAGCGTGGCGCGCCTCTCAGGCGCGAAGCGGCATCGTGTGCGGCCGCTCAACTCGGTCGTTAGAGCTCACGTGATCACGAAACTGGGTACGCTAGCTCGAACACAAGCATGGAAGCTCTGTGTTGGCTTTGCCCTCCTCACCGCTGGCGGCCTTCTCCTGTTTGGAGCCGAGGTTCTGTTTTCGACACCACGCGATGGAAGGCTCATCGGTTCGCTCATCGGGCTGGTCTCGCTGATTTGGCTATCCCTTACTGTGTATTGCCCGAACTGCCATCTCCGACTATTTTGGCGTGGCATCTCAACGAGGGGGCTGCTCGAGTGGTTTGGCTGGGTGCTGGACCTTTCCGAGTGTCCGCGATGTGGTCACAACGGGAGACAACGTGAGCCCTAACAACGCGTTGGAGCGGACGTCCTGCAAGCTGCGCTTGCAGGGACCCTCGTCGCTGCGCTCCTCGGCCGCCGCTCAACTTAGTCGTTAGACAGCAATGAAGCTCGTGGACGCGTTGCCGCACGTAGTGAACGACCTTAAGGGTGCGTTGCTCCAGATTGGTCGTGGCGATATCGTAGACCAGTTGGCCGAGGTGTCGGTGGAACGCTGGACGTACGACGACATGGCCGATGCCACGTACATCTACGTCGGCTCACTGCGTTCCCTCAATGAGGTGGACCTCAACATCATCGGTGGAAGGCACGGAGAAACGGTATCGCTTTACGATGAGCTGGGAATGAACATCGATCTCGACAATCACAGACGAATCGCTGGCGTGGAAATTCTCGAGGGAAGGCACATTGCTGATCAATTGGCGGCCATTGCTGTCTAACAACACGTTCGAGCGGACCGTGATCCAGCGTGGCGCGCCTCTCAGGCGCGAAGCGGCACGGCGTGCGGCCGCTAAACTTAGTCGTTAGCCATCACAATGAGCGAGCGTCGGCGATTCGTGCCAATTGGGTTGCTGATCGCGCCGCCAATTGCGATGTTGTGTGTTGCGGCGCTTATCACGGCCGTGGGAGGGCTCGAGTGGAATCTCAACGTCCATCACGTCGGGCACATGCTCCTCATGTTGGCCTTCATCGCAACAATCGTTGTCGGGGTTATCGTTGAGGCCGTCGCTGTGTTGGACGCAGTAGTCGCAATGAGAACGACTCCTCAGCTGCGCACAACGCGCAACGTGGCCACCACGACATGCGGTGCGTTAGTGGCCGTCGTAATGGGGGTCTACCTGGTATGGGCAACAGCATGAGAATTGGTGTGATGGCTAACAACGCGTTGGAGCGGACGGGCCAGTGCGCAACGCCGGCCTGGCGGCCGTCTCGCGCACCCGCCGCTCAACTCGGTCGTTAGGCATGCGAATCAGCCGCACCGTGATGGCATTGGTCGCTGTTCCAGTGGTTGCCGGGGCAGCGCACGCCGCAACGCTCCTACCTCTGGTAGCTCGCACGACTAGCGGACCGACGCTTAGCGACATCGCCTTCTCCGCGGCATTCGTGGCGGGACTCGCGCTCGTGTTTGCGGTCGTCGTCCTACTTCCACTGTCCCATCTTCTGCGAAAGGTCTCGAGTGCTCGTACAGTGGTGGTGGTCGTTGGCGCCATCATCTGGGCCGCACTCTCGTATGCTGTATTCGTCTCACTGGGGGACGCAGACCGCGCAGCAGCGTCCAGTCTCAAGTCATTGGTTGTCGGCGTGCCTGCAGTCATCGTATTCGCGGCACTCCTCGGAAGGGGGCAGCATGCCTAACAACGCGTTGGAGCGGACGGGCCAGTGCGCTGCGCCTCCGGCTCGCGCACCCGCCGCTCAACTTAGTCGTTAGACGGCATGGAGAACCAGCGGCGAAACAGGAGGCTGCTCACCATAGCGTTGGTCGGCGTGCCCATCGTCTTCGTTGTTCTCGGACAAATGGCGTACGGCGTATCGAAGCGCTTCGGAGGGTTCTTCCCAAACGACGCGTTCTGGCTGGGTCTCATTGGTGCCTGTGTATGTGGGGGTATCGCCGCAGTCATCGTCCAGTCTTCGTGGTCCCGCGCAAAGCGAGCCTTGGCGGCCACTGGATACACTGTCGCAATGGCTGTCGTACTCCTTCTGCTTCAGGGCGTCGTGTCATGCCTCAATGGAGACTGCATCTGAATGGACATGCCGTCTAACAACGCGTTGGAGCGGACGGGCCAGTGCGCTGCGCCTCCGGCTCGCGCACCCGCCGCTCAACTTAGTCGTTAGGCAGCATCGGAGACGTCGTGGCAATCGCACCCGAGCCCATTCTTCGCGCAGGCAGTGACGCCGTCTATCTTGCCTGCATCTACTGCAGAGCAAGCGCGCTCGAGGGAACATCGTCGCCGCAAATGGTCAGTCAGCTCATGGACGCAATTCACGACATTCCGCGAATGCTTACCAACTGGGAGCAGCATCACTCCGTCGACACCATTCGCAATCATCTCGGCTGCTTCGAGGCTGCGAAGTGGCCGGGAATGCCGGACTTGGTGGCACACTTCAACGCAAAGCTACGTGAGCATGGAAACGATGCTGCCTAACAACGCGTTGGAGCGGACGGGCCAGTGCGCGGCGCCTCCGGCTCGCGCACCCGCCGCTCAACTTAGTCGTTAGGTCTCATGAGAAAAATCGTCATCGCAGCGGTTGGTATCGCAATTTTCGCGGCCGGAGTTGTGGCTGGTGGTGCCGCAACTCTCCAATTCACTACGATGATGTACGGGGGCTTCAACACTGTTTCGGCCGCCGCCGCCGTCTCAGCGAAAGTTGCCGCACTCGATGCGATTCGATCCAACGACTACGCCAAGGCGACCGAAATGCTTGAGACGCTGCTTGATGGGGACATCATTTCGCTGAAGGCTTTGATGACAGATTTTCCTGACCCAATGGCCCCAAAGGCGTTGGCGCGAGCGGCAAAGTACCGCGCCGCCAATCCTAGAAAGACCGGCGAAGCTATCGTCGACAATGCTGTAGCGGAGGCACTTGCATCCGCACCGTCGGGGGCTCAATGAGACCTAACAACGCGTTGGAGCGGACGGGCCAGTGCGCGGCGCCTCCGGCTCGCGCACCCGCCGCTCAACTTAGTCGTTAGATGGCATGAGAAGCGTCATACAGACCATCGGCACCGCGCTCTGTCTCGCATTCACCAGCGCGGTGCAAGGCACGCAACTTGAACCTACGGATGCGCTTCTGAGGGTGTTGGCTCAAGATCGGAAGGCGGCGGTGCAGCAGCCGTTGGGAACCTATCCGCGAGTGACTCGAGACGTACAGCCGCTTCTTGGCGTGTCACAAGCGACAATCTTCGGGATCATGGGGCCGCCAGATTCTTGTCCTTGGCCGACGCTGGAGCAATGCCAACGAATGCCCACGTGGATATACAGTTTCTGGCCAATGCAGAAGGACACATCGAAAG contains:
- a CDS encoding DUF2283 domain-containing protein, which produces MKLVDALPHVVNDLKGALLQIGRGDIVDQLAEVSVERWTYDDMADATYIYVGSLRSLNEVDLNIIGGRHGETVSLYDELGMNIDLDNHRRIAGVEILEGRHIADQLAAIAV